From the Chryseobacterium fluminis genome, the window TCCGTTAGGCTGGATCTGCCAGCGCACCTGGTTAAAGGTCCCCCAGTTGAGCACTTCCAGGTATTGAAGCCGGTAGCCGGCCAGGTTGAGGTCTTCCGGGTGGGTCTCAAATAGTTCTTCCATAAATGAGTTTATTGTTTCGATTGGTTTTCAGCAGCATAGTTCCTGAACTTCTGCAGGGTTTCATCAATCACATCGGCATTCACAAAACCTTTGATGATCCGGTGTATTTCGTAGTTTTTTTCATGGTCTTCCAGTTTTCTGAGGAATCCGATGTCGCGTACGCGGTTGATGGCGGTGTTAATCTTTTCCTGTTGTTTGGCTTCATCATTCACATTGGGCAAGAATACTTTCACCCGGTTGATGATTTCCTGATCGCTGATGATGGAACGTACTGAGCCACCCTGAGCATCGTGTTCGAGTAAAAATTTTCTCAGGACGATACAGACTAAAGAAGTCATGAAATTGAGCGACCGTTTTTCAGCTATTCTCGGCAAAGGTCTTTCGTCGTCTTCCCATTCCTTCTGGCGCAGAAAGGCGTAGCCTTCGCTCTTATCCAGAAAGAGTTCCAGCCCGATCGGGATAAAATATTTTTTGACATCGGGTTCGTACTGCAGCAGGTTTTCCCAGGTTTCTTTCTGGTGGCTGTATACGATTCCTTTCAATAAGGCAATGAGGCTTACAGAGTAGTGGTATTCCATTTTTTATCGGTTAAATATGATGATCGGGGTTTGCATGCGATAGGTTTTTCCGGTGGATTTGTTTTCGATGAGGTGATATTCGAATTGATCACGGTTGACGAAATGTTTGCCTTCGTTAGTCGCGATTTGCATATAGCCCAATATTTCAGCAACGCCTTTGGTGGGCTTGTAATGATGGAGCAACTCGGAAAGCGCAACCTGTGAGCGGGTTTTCAAAAGGGTTTTCACATGGTTTCGCAAGATTTCCACATCCACATAAAACTGTTCAAACAGAAGGTTGGTATCAGCCGTAGCCACTCCGTCGGCAATTTCGGTAGCAGCAAAGGCAACTTTAACCGGTGGGTTAAAAAGCGGCCGGTCCATGGTAAAGGAGGGTTTAAAAACCTCATCGATTTCCATCCAGGTAGCTTGCGGGTCAAGTGTTTCCTTATACTCCAGCAAAAGACTTTCCATTTCTTCAATACTTTGAAGGATATGGCGGCTTTCGGACAGGTTCTTTTGTTCCACAAATTTCCGCAGCTGCTCGATCAGGCCGTCGTTGCTCCGGTTTACTTTATCCCCGGCATCCACCAGGTTGGTTTTGATACGGTCTACGGTCTGTTCTTTCTTGATTTCGACAATCGCCGGGATGGTATTGATCTTATCCAGCAAGTCTTCGAGTTCTTCCTGCATCTGC encodes:
- a CDS encoding DUF4194 domain-containing protein; this encodes MEYHYSVSLIALLKGIVYSHQKETWENLLQYEPDVKKYFIPIGLELFLDKSEGYAFLRQKEWEDDERPLPRIAEKRSLNFMTSLVCIVLRKFLLEHDAQGGSVRSIISDQEIINRVKVFLPNVNDEAKQQEKINTAINRVRDIGFLRKLEDHEKNYEIHRIIKGFVNADVIDETLQKFRNYAAENQSKQ